A window of the Candidatus Ozemobacteraceae bacterium genome harbors these coding sequences:
- the fdrA gene encoding acyl-CoA synthetase FdrA, which translates to MTIRHVIRKETYFDSVTLMQITNEVKKLQGVENAVVGMGTDFNIDSLKRLGLYSDAFAGITPADLLLCVQAGDDAAADAALAAAEKLLTTRKKASGAGTAFVPPTQEAAAKQLPDANVVVISVPGAWAAREAEIALRAGRHVMLFSDNVTVEEELKLKTLGVEKNLLVMGPDCGTALINGVPLAFANAVRRGDIGIVAASGTGLQEVTSLIHTMGYGITQAIGVGGRDLSEKIGGKMTLMAAHALGEDPATKVIVLISKPPAPSVLGPLYAELKKIRKPIVVYFIGADPEAIRKEGFTPAHNLQEAAQKACELSGGKAVAVPMTDADAAAKADGLRLPGKYLRGLYSGGTLCDEAQRLLHPVLADLYSNTPVKGCQMLHSVHKSEKHTIVDLGDDEFTRGRAHPMIDPTLRQERIVIETADPDVGLIAFDVVLGYGAHMDMAGEMVAAIEKARKASGRKPVFAACICGTADDPQNMQKQKRTLEDAGVQVFPSNVALIAFVKRAMAGKGV; encoded by the coding sequence ATGACGATCCGTCACGTGATCCGGAAGGAAACCTATTTCGACTCGGTCACGCTCATGCAGATCACCAACGAGGTGAAGAAACTGCAGGGCGTCGAGAACGCCGTCGTCGGCATGGGCACCGACTTCAACATCGACAGCCTGAAACGGCTCGGCCTGTATTCGGACGCGTTCGCCGGCATCACCCCCGCCGACCTTCTGCTGTGCGTCCAGGCAGGGGATGACGCGGCCGCCGACGCGGCGCTCGCTGCCGCAGAGAAACTGCTCACCACGCGCAAGAAGGCATCCGGCGCAGGAACGGCTTTCGTGCCGCCGACGCAGGAGGCCGCCGCAAAGCAGCTTCCCGATGCGAACGTGGTGGTGATTTCGGTCCCGGGCGCGTGGGCGGCACGCGAGGCGGAGATCGCCCTCCGCGCCGGTCGGCACGTGATGCTGTTTTCCGACAACGTGACGGTCGAGGAGGAGCTGAAGCTCAAGACGCTCGGCGTCGAGAAAAACCTTCTCGTCATGGGTCCCGACTGCGGAACGGCCCTGATCAACGGCGTGCCTCTCGCGTTCGCGAACGCCGTCCGCAGGGGCGACATCGGCATCGTCGCCGCCTCCGGCACCGGCCTGCAGGAAGTGACCAGCCTTATTCATACGATGGGCTATGGAATCACCCAGGCGATCGGCGTCGGCGGCCGCGACCTCTCCGAGAAGATCGGCGGGAAGATGACCCTGATGGCGGCGCACGCGCTCGGCGAAGACCCCGCGACGAAGGTCATCGTGCTGATCTCGAAGCCCCCGGCGCCGTCGGTTCTCGGGCCGCTGTACGCCGAGCTGAAAAAGATCCGCAAGCCGATCGTGGTGTATTTCATCGGTGCCGACCCCGAAGCCATCAGAAAAGAAGGCTTCACTCCCGCCCACAACCTGCAGGAAGCGGCGCAGAAGGCCTGCGAGCTTTCCGGCGGCAAAGCGGTCGCCGTTCCCATGACCGATGCCGATGCGGCCGCGAAGGCGGACGGCCTCCGGCTTCCCGGGAAATACCTGCGCGGCCTCTACAGCGGCGGCACGCTGTGCGACGAAGCCCAGCGCCTGCTCCACCCCGTTCTCGCCGACCTGTATTCGAACACCCCCGTCAAGGGGTGCCAGATGCTGCACAGCGTCCATAAGAGCGAGAAGCACACGATCGTCGACCTCGGCGACGACGAGTTCACGCGCGGCCGCGCCCACCCCATGATCGACCCCACGCTGCGCCAGGAGCGGATCGTCATCGAGACCGCCGACCCCGACGTTGGCCTGATCGCGTTCGACGTCGTTCTCGGCTACGGCGCCCACATGGACATGGCCGGTGAGATGGTCGCCGCCATCGAGAAGGCCCGCAAGGCCTCGGGCCGGAAGCCGGTCTTCGCGGCCTGCATCTGCGGCACCGCGGACGACCCCCAGAACATGCAGAAACAGAAGCGCACGCTGGAAGACGCGGGCGTGCAGGTGTTTCCGTCGAACGTCGCGCTGATTGCGTTCGTGAAGCGGGCGATGGCGGGGAAAGGAGTCTGA